A stretch of Halogeometricum sp. S1BR25-6 DNA encodes these proteins:
- a CDS encoding PKD domain-containing protein has protein sequence MFTISTQRKETRRGTSTLGSKARRFTVLAVVFVTIVAGAVPSVATATEQTEVTYDFEDGDVGETVTEYGERVEFDGGVVIASATETSRGGGVVVESRSDGESIEIMFSEPQEEVRFSVRGGDQDPPQVSLFGPTYIAEYTDIEVTAYDKGNAVVASYSETQLLYYWNEVTLNTSGSDRLSRVVVSYSDGEPDFCFDGDDCSFPIVAQLDDLSFTASGPEIGLIDVSDSVGVNSDVTFETTGTQTAGTIVSTEWDFDDGETSTGSSPTHRFASPGEKVVRLTVTDELGLQDTVTTRVIVAGDLDAVFTFDPNIPDEKEIVRFDASGTDADGIIERFEWEFGDGMKGTGEFPQHAYEEGGTYTVVLTVTDSYGQTGTDSRPIMVNAPPEGNFTANSPSERIFLGDRVTFDASGATDESASRLTYAWNFGDGGDASGVRPTHVYDEAGTYAVTLILTDARGASTIVTDEVRVLAPPTAGLVASGADLATDEEVTFDASGSNDPDGRIAEYRWDFGDETTTVTDGPSATHIYDEPGTYTATVTVVDDDGLSDSTQLTVQIASPFPLELLLAAGGLLVAAALAYLLYRWYSNRESGESKPDPGLGSGLGSDEEVWRDILIESVDERRDSKRLVLRNTSEKTYDLSGAAILDDDGERFTFKEGLRLEPSERKSLPVAESMTLTPGRVVLLQTDDERYELLWQDFPGGRGSGS, from the coding sequence ATGTTCACGATATCCACACAAAGAAAAGAAACTCGACGCGGAACATCGACGCTCGGATCGAAAGCGAGACGGTTCACCGTACTGGCAGTGGTGTTCGTTACCATCGTCGCCGGTGCCGTTCCGTCCGTCGCGACGGCGACGGAGCAGACGGAGGTAACGTACGACTTCGAGGACGGCGACGTCGGTGAGACGGTCACCGAGTACGGCGAACGCGTTGAGTTCGACGGTGGTGTCGTGATAGCGTCCGCAACGGAGACGTCTCGCGGCGGCGGTGTCGTCGTCGAGAGTCGTTCGGACGGTGAGTCGATCGAGATTATGTTCTCGGAACCGCAGGAGGAGGTCAGGTTCTCGGTTCGCGGCGGTGATCAGGACCCGCCCCAGGTATCGCTCTTTGGTCCGACGTACATCGCTGAATACACTGATATCGAGGTTACTGCGTACGATAAGGGCAATGCGGTGGTCGCCTCGTACAGCGAGACGCAGCTACTGTACTACTGGAACGAAGTGACGCTAAACACGTCCGGCTCTGACCGTCTCTCGCGCGTCGTAGTATCGTACTCCGACGGAGAACCGGATTTCTGCTTCGATGGAGACGACTGCTCGTTCCCCATCGTCGCGCAACTCGACGATCTTTCGTTCACTGCTAGTGGTCCAGAGATAGGCCTCATCGATGTGTCTGACTCTGTCGGTGTCAACTCCGACGTTACGTTCGAGACCACCGGAACGCAAACGGCCGGAACGATCGTCAGCACGGAGTGGGACTTCGACGACGGAGAAACATCAACCGGCAGCTCGCCGACGCACCGGTTCGCCTCACCTGGTGAGAAAGTGGTCAGGCTCACCGTCACTGACGAACTGGGCCTCCAGGACACCGTGACGACCCGCGTAATCGTCGCAGGAGATCTGGATGCCGTCTTCACGTTCGATCCCAACATTCCCGACGAGAAAGAGATCGTCAGATTCGACGCGTCGGGGACGGATGCAGACGGAATCATCGAACGCTTCGAGTGGGAGTTCGGAGACGGGATGAAAGGCACGGGTGAGTTCCCTCAGCATGCCTATGAGGAGGGCGGAACGTACACGGTCGTTCTTACCGTCACCGACAGTTACGGACAGACCGGAACCGACAGCCGACCGATCATGGTGAACGCGCCCCCGGAGGGAAACTTCACCGCGAACTCCCCGTCCGAGCGGATATTCCTCGGGGATAGGGTCACCTTCGACGCCTCGGGGGCGACCGACGAATCCGCATCGAGGCTCACCTACGCGTGGAACTTCGGCGATGGAGGCGACGCATCGGGCGTCCGACCGACGCACGTGTACGACGAAGCTGGAACCTACGCGGTGACGCTCATCCTCACTGACGCTCGCGGTGCCTCGACCATCGTGACCGACGAGGTGCGAGTTCTCGCACCCCCGACGGCAGGTCTGGTCGCCTCGGGTGCTGACCTCGCGACCGACGAAGAGGTCACGTTCGATGCCTCCGGGTCGAACGACCCAGATGGACGAATCGCGGAGTACCGGTGGGATTTCGGCGATGAAACCACGACGGTGACCGACGGGCCGTCGGCGACGCACATCTACGATGAACCCGGAACGTACACGGCGACGGTGACCGTCGTTGACGACGACGGTCTCAGCGACTCGACCCAACTGACCGTTCAGATCGCTTCACCCTTCCCGCTGGAACTCCTGTTAGCTGCGGGCGGACTGCTCGTCGCGGCCGCTCTCGCCTACCTGCTGTACCGATGGTATAGCAACCGCGAGTCTGGAGAATCTAAGCCGGATCCCGGCTTAGGATCCGGCCTGGGGTCCGACGAGGAGGTCTGGCGGGACATCCTCATCGAGTCTGTCGACGAACGACGCGATAGCAAGCGGTTGGTATTACGGAACACCAGTGAGAAGACGTACGACCTGTCGGGTGCAGCCATCCTCGATGACGACGGTGAACGCTTCACCTTCAAGGAGGGACTGCGCCTTGAACCTAGCGAGCGCAAATCGCTCCCCGTCGCCGAGAGCATGACGCTCACGCCTGGGAGAGTGGTGCTACTGCAAACCGACGACGAGCGATACGAACTCCTCTGGCAGGACTTCCCCGGCGGCCGCGGGTCGGGCAGCTGA